The sequence CAGACCGTCGACATCGTCGCGCACTCCATGGGCGGCCTGGTCGCCCGCGCCGCGATCGCCGGCTCCGCACGCCACGAGCCGGGCTGGCCGCCCAAGCTGCTGATCCAGGACGTGGTCACGCTCGGCACGCCGCACAAGGGCGCCATCGTGCCGACGTTCTGCGCGTCCGACAAGCAGTGCCGGGAGATGAGCGGGATGAACTCGTTCCTGAACTGGCTCGGCCCGCAGCTGCCCCAGGCCGACGGCGGCACCGACTGGACGCTGCTCGCCACCGACCGGGACGAGGCGGTCAACTCCTCCAGCGCCGCGCCCGCGCTCATCGGAGCCCAGCACCGGGTGCGCTACGCCCCGATCGCCGGCCTCCGGCACAGCGACCTGCGTACCAGGGCCTCCGGCCACTACCGGCTGAACTACAGCCTCAACGACGCCAACTGGAAGCACATCCGGAACGGCGCCCCGCCGGTCCGCGTGGCCATGGACGCCATCTACTGGTCCAACAAGTGGTGACCTAGGACTCCGGGGGGTGAGCGACCAGGTGGGCGCTGGCGTCGACCAGGTCCACGTCGGTGAGGTCCCGGCCGCCGACGTGGACCTGGTCGACGCGCTGCCCCGCGCTGGGCCTCACTCGCGATCTTGAAGCGGCGTTCCTCCCGGAGAGATCAGTTCTCGCGTGTCCAGGCGGGCGTGATCCGTACCTCGCGGAAGCGCCAGCCCTCCGGCGTCCGTACCGCGGCGCGCCCTGGCAGGCGGCCTGCCGGCCGCCGGATCTCTTGAGCGGTCGTGGACGTGCCCGCGGCGGGTCAGCGCATCCGTCGGTAGCGGCCGGGAGCGACCGCGAAAGCGCGCTTGAAGGCGTTGGCGAAGGCGTATTCCGAGCTGTATCCGACCTGCTCGGCCACCGTGCCGAGCGGCGCGTCGGACTCGCACAGCAGCCGCGCCGCAGTGGTCAGCCGCCACCAGGTCAGATAGGCCAGCGGTGGCCGTCCGACGAGTGCGTTGAACCGGCGGGCGAACGCCGCCCGCGACAGTCCCGCCCGGTCCGCCAGCTCTGCTACCGTCCAGGGCCGCGCCGGATCGCTGTGGACGGCGTCGAGCGCGGCCCTCACCGCGGGGTCGGCCAGCGCCGTGGCCCACCCGCCGGTCCCGCCGCAGGCCGGCTGCTCGTCCAGCCAGGTGCGCAGGATGTAGACCAGCAGCGTGTCCAGCAGTGACGGCACGACCGCGCCGGCGCCCGGGCCGGGTTCCTGCAGTTCCGAGCCGAGCAGGTCGACCGCAGCGCGCAGGCAGGACTGGCGGCCGACCCGGGCTGGGAGGTGCACGATGCCGGGCAGGTCGTCCAGCAGAGGATGCCCGCGGTCGGCGTCGAGCTGGTAGGCGCCGCACAGGACGACGGCGCTCGGCGGCCCGGTCGCGGACGGGCGGTCCGGGTCGTCCTCGTCCACCCCCGGGAACGGAATATCGGCAAGCGGCGTGAGGGGCGCGTCCGCCAGGCCGTATTCGCCTCCATGAGGGAAGAACAGCACGTCGCCTGCGCCCACGGCGATCGGGTCGCCCTCACGGGGGAGCAGCCAGTACGACCCGGCCAGCGCGACCTCGAACCCGGCCGTGCCGGGCGCGTGGCGGAACCGCCGGCCCCACGGCGCGTGCCTTTCCACTCGCGCCGACCGGGGCGCACCGGTGCGCATCACGGCGATCACGTCGCTCAGCACGTCCATGCGGAAAGGCTAGTCGGAAGACGATCACTTATGAAATCGAGACTCTGCGGCATTGGTCGTCTTGCCGACGGGCCCTACGGTCACAAGCACACCTTGTGAAGGAGAGCGGAATGATCGTGATCACGCAGCGTTTCGGCTTCAAGGCGGACACCACTCCGGAACGAAAGGAGGCCGTCCTCGCCGCGATGCGGCGGACCTCGGCCGTGGAGTCGACGTCCTTCTCGTTCGTCGGGCCCGAGCTGGGCGACGCCGACGACGGCCTCACCCACGGATACTGCGTGGCGATCCCGGACCTGGCCGCGCTGGAACGCTACATCCACGACCCGGCCCACCTGGCGGGCGACCCCGAGATCCTGCCGTACCTGGCCCGTCTCACCCACGTCCGGTTCTCGGACGACTCCGACCCGCATCTGAACGAGAAGATCATCGCCATGCACCAGAAGAAGCTCGCGATGTACCCCGACTGGGAGCGCCTCCTCAACGCGATCCCGAGCGGTGCCCCCGAGCCGCACCGGGCCTGAACCGTGCGACTCCGGCAGCGCTCCAGGCGGAACCGAACCGGTTTGCCCGGGTGTTCACCAGTCTCGCCACTGGTCTGTGAGCGCGGCCGGGTCGATGCCCTGCCGGTGTGCCAGTGCCTCGACATCGACTCCGGTCTGGGTGAGAGCTTGGTCGATGTATTCGCACAGTGCTTCGCGGTCGATGGTGTCGAAGCTGTGGTCGTCGGTGCCGTCGATCTGGTTCAGCGCGACGACCACGCGTTCGACCGTGGCCATGATGGCCTGGTCGGAGGTGAGGTCAAGGACGGTCAGCTCGGCTTCGAAGGCGAGCAGCGCTTGGTCGACCCGCTCCAGGAACGAGTCGGGAAGGGTGCCGAGCCGCCGAAGGTCTTCGGTAGGACGGGTGATCATGCGGGGACCGTAGCGAACACCTCGGACGTCCGGGCTGCCAGAGCCGGGCGGACGCCGAAGGACGCGTTGTAGGGCCCACCTGCTTGCAGGTGACTTCTGGAGGCGACGGTGAGGTCGCGAAAATGTGAGAGCCCGGCGGAGGCCGGGCTCTCGTGTTGCGGCTGTCCGGGTGGCGCGTCGACGCAGTTGTCGTAGCGTCACCGGAACAGTTGGGACGGGGTCAGTCCCGTCTTGTCGGTGTCTCCTCCGCAGCCGCCGCGGCCTTCGCGGCCGCCGTGGCCTCGGCGGCCTCCGCGTCCAGCCGTGCGGTGATGGCGGACGTGGAGGTGACGATCCCGAAGGCGACCCACTGGACGGGGCCCGGGTTCACCGTTGCGATGCCGAACAGGGCGAAGAGGGCGGGAGCCAGTGCCACCGCCACCATCGGCTGGAGAGCCGGGGCCGTGGCGGCCCAGACCCCCATGCCGCCCTTGGTCAGGTAGATGCCCGCGCGCGTCTGCATGACGGCGGCAAGGGCCGTTGCGAACAGCCCTGCCCCCACCATGGCGACGATCTCGGTGGGGCCCCACGACCAGTCCCCGATGGGTGTCCCGAGGTACTCGGCCAACGGGAAGCACACCGGGATGACGACCAACATGCAGATGACGTTGGCCTGTGCGACACCCTGGTCGCGCTTGTCGCCGAGCAGTTTGGCCTGGCTCGGCAGGTTGAAGGGGTGCGTGGCCGCGGCGAGTGCGGCACCGATCCCCAGGAGGCTGACGCTCTGGTCGCCCAGCAGGGCACCGGTCGCGATCAGTACGGCGAGGAAGATCGGAACCCGAAGGGCCCGACCCGTCCCCGTGGTCTTGGGAAGGCCGGCGAGGAGGCTCCCCAACGCGGTGATGCTGGCGTAGGGGCCCGCACCGATGAAAGCGAACGCGATGGGCCCGCCGATCTTCATCAGCGAGCTGGTCAGCGCGTGCTGCAGCATCCCCCTCCGCTGACGCGGGGTCAGCTTGCGCGGGTCCAGTCCCTGGACGCCGTCTTTCACGAGCGCGATCGCGACGAGGATGCCACCACCGAAGACCGTCATCCCCAGGGTCCCCTGGAGAGGGGCCGACAGCACCCGGGTGAACACGAAGCCCACCCCGACGATCACTACCGAGCCCAGCATGAGGGCAGCCCCCATCTGCGGGCCCCTGAGCATGGGCAATCTCATTGATCTCATTTGTTTTCTCCTGATCCTGGCCTGGCCGGGACGGGTTTATGGCCGATCAAGCCATGGACCCTCTGGTGAGGGGTCCATGGCCTTCTGGCCGACTCCTCTCTACAGTCCTCGGCGGACCAAGATCGGCAACGATCGGAGGAGGTGCCCTGCGGCCCGCTTCCGAGCAGCCTGGACGAGCGCCTTGGGGATCTCCCAATGGCACGAGTCCCTACTCGAATGCCGCTGGTTGGGCAGGTTCATAGCCCGCGTCTTGCGTAGCGCACTGCCCGTCGACCGTCGGGATACGAGGTCGATCTCTGCGCCGTAGATGGCTCCACCTGCGGGTCTTTGGTCCTATGACAAGAATGTCCCGGCGGGGAGGCTTGCGCCTCTCCGCCGGGACACCGGGTCACCCCGTCCGCACATGAGCTCGGACCGGGTTGTCAGACCATGAGCCTGCCGGCCCTCAGGATGGTGGTCCTGAGGCTCAGCTGCTCAGTTTCAGGGCGATCAGGATCGCCACGATGGCCACGGGCCAGACCACCCAGGGCTTCTTCGTCGTGAGCAGCCCCACCAGGAAACCCGGCACGGCAGCGGCGAGGATCACGTTGGGCAGGCCCGCCAGGACGAAGACCACGAACCCGGCGGCGGCCGTGATGAGGCCCCCGCGGTCCTTCAGCCTCTTGCAGTCCTTCGGGTTCTCGCAGGGCTTCGCCTTCGCCTCGCGCCCTCCCAGGACGCCCAGCAGGAAAATGACGACAGCGGACAAAAGCATCACAGACTTCTTTCGTTTGTAGTGGGTGCCCGAAGGCACATTCCGGAGAAGACCGTCGTGGAACCGACGCCATCGGCAACCGCGAAGCCCGAACTCGTAGGCGAGGCTTGACGTGGCTGCGCGTGGTCGGCCCCTGGCCGCCGCCGCGCCGCCCCGAGCGTCCGGACCGGTGGGCGCGGAGTGCCAGTGCTTGCTGACGGTGGGTGTGCGAAGGTCCCGCGATCGATCGGGGGCGCCTTCCGAACGGATGCCTGATGCATCTCTGGCCGTCGGTCCTGCCGTCCGGCGCTATGCCGGGCATATGATCCTCTCGAACTTCACAAACCAGAGAAATTTTCCGGTTCTGCGGAGTCTCGTCGCATCCATCGGCGCGATCTCCAGGGGACCGGCTCAGAGCTGATCTCCTTGCGCGCCCGTTCGAGGGGATCTACAAATGAAAACTCCACCGGCCGTGGGGCCGGAGAGATTGGCCTTAGGCGCGGGTCTCACCCTCGTCGAGGGTTCGTCGAAGCTGTTCGGGCGGTCGATCTTCAAGAACTACCTGCTCGAAGGCATCACGATGTCCGCGCTGGTCGTCGCAACGGCCGAGTACGGCATCGGCGCGGCGGTCCTGCTGCTCGTGGCGTACAGGCTCCAGATCCTGGGGCTGTTCCGCCATACGCAGCCGCGGCCTGACCGGCTCCGGTACACCCGGAGAGCCGTGAAGGCCATGTGTGCGGTCGCGTTGTCGTTTCTGGTCATCACGACGGCCGAGTACGGCATCGGCGCGACAGTCCTGCTGCTCGTGGTGTACGGGCGCAGGTTCCAGATCCTGGGGCTGTTCCGCCACATGCTGCAGCGGCCTGAGCGGCTCCGGTACACCCGGAGAGCCGTGAAGGCCATGTGTGCGGTCGCGTTGTGCTTTCTGGTCATCACGACGGCCGAGTACGGCATCGGCGCGACAGTCCTGCTGCTCGTGGCATACAGGCTCAGGCTCCGGATTCTGGGGCCGTCCCGTCTCACGGAACCGCGGCCTCAGCGGCTCCTGTTCACCTGGGGAGCGGTGGGGGCCATCGTCGTCTTCGCCGGCTGCAACATCATGGGCCGGGGGATGATGGTCCTGGCGATGACGTCGACGGGGACGGCTCTCGCCACCATCAACGCCATCACGTTCGCCGTCTCGACCATGACCTACTCCAAGGAGGTCTGGCAGACGGGGCAGCGGTTCGCGGCGATGCTGGTGCCGCTGCTCATCGTGCTGGGCCTTGCCGTCTCCATCGAGGCATGGCACATCGCGGCGCGTCCGTGGGGAGTCATCTGGTCCATCGGATCGGCTCTCTCCGGCATCATCTACATGGCGCTTTCCCGAAGCTACGTCGATCGGGGCGGTGCCGAAGCCGACCAGTTCCAGGCATTGGGCACGGGCCTGGGCGTGGTCGGTCTCGCCATCTGGGCCAAGCTGGCGGGCGAGGACCTGTCGGTCGGCTGGTCCTGGGGGGTCCTCTTGGCGCTGCTCTGCACGGCGCTGATGACCGTCGTCGTACCCAGGTACCTGCACATGAGGGCGAGGAAGGCGCTCGGAGACGCCGTCTACACGATTCTGTGGAGCGTCATTCCGCTGCTCGGGCTGCTGGTCGACCTGATCATGGAGCAGAAGGTCCCGACGATCTGGCAGGTCGTCGGGATGTCATGGATCAGTGTGATCGCCGCCGGAGCGTCCCTGCTCCGGCTGCCGCCCGAGGCGAGGGCCGTTCAGCGGAGAAGGTTCCGCAGGGTGGTCCGGCGCCTCAAGAAGCTGGTCGGCCGCGGGTTCGCCTACGGGTGATCCAGGCCGGTCGGCACCATGAGTGCGGTTCTCATGACGCCGCACCAACTCTGCGGCGGGGAGGTATCACTGCTTCCCCGCCGCTTTCGCATGAGCGCGCCCTCCGGGGCGGCCGTGCGTGTTGATCGCTCACCTGTGACGGGTGAGCGGGTGTCGGCCGCCGAGGCCGGACCGGTGCTCAAGCGGCGCGGGTTCCCGAGGCGACGAAGATCGGGATGGCGACGAACAGGCGGTCGTCGCGGGCCCTGGCGGCCTGGTCGTCGAGCCAGGGGCCTTCTCCGCCGATGTTGGCGAGAGTCGGCAGGCAGGCGGCGTCGGTCCACACGATCGTGTGGACCTCGACGGTGACGTCGGTGAACCCGTTGTCCAGCAGGAGGTTCCGGTACCGGCGGGCGATCCGGGGATGCGCCATACGGTCCGCGCGGGCGTGGACGAGGGAGCGGGTGAGTTCGGGATCGTCGGAGTCGATCACCAACGTGTCCCAGTCCTGGCCGATGAGCACCGCGCGGCCATGGGGGGTCAGGACCCGGCGGGCCTCGGCGACGGCCTGCTCGGGCTCGGCGAGGGCGTGCAGGATCTTGTCGGCGCGGTAGCCGGTGACGGAGCCGTCGTCGAGAGGCAGCGCGGTGGCGTCGGCGACGTGGAACTCGCCTGCGGGCCAGCGTTCGACGGCGATCTCGATCATGGCGGGATCCAGGTCGACGCCGATGGCCCTCACCCCTCGGGCGGCCAGCTCGCCGATGGCGCGGCCGCTCCCGCAGCCGACGTCGACCATCGTGTCGCCCAGCGCTTCGTAGGTGTGTTCTCGCAGGTTGCGGACCTGGGGCAGCTCGTCGAAGGCGTCGAGCATGGTGAGCAGCTTGGACATGGCCGTCATTGTGCGACTTAATGTCGACATGAAGTCAATCGGCGAGGTGGCGGCGCAGTTCGGGTTGCCGACCCACGTGCTGCGCCATTGGGAGGCGGAAGGGCTGCTGGCACCGGCCCGCGCGGGCGACCGTCGCCGCTACACCGACGCCGACGTGCACCGGGTGGCGGCGATCCTGATCTCGAAGGAGGCGGGCTTCGGACTCGCGGACATCCGCACGATGCTGGCCGCCCGGTCCACGTCGGAGCGCCATGAGGTGACGGTCCGGCACCGCGAGAGGCTGCTGGTGCGGATCGCCCGGGCGCAGGCCGCCCTCGACATGATCGAGGGTGAATGCCCGCATGACGACATCATGACGTGCCCGCGTTTTCAGGGGCTCCTGGCTGATCGACTGGGATCGTCGAGCGCGCCGGCATAGTCGGCCGCGAGCGTTCGCCGTGGCGCCGTTCCCGCGATGGACCTCGGCTGGGGTCACAAGCCGCCTGCTGCCATCGCGCCCACCGCGGACCCGGAACAGCAGGAAGCTCCTGGCGGCCAGGGTGTGCGCACACCCGGCCGACCAGGAGCTTCCCTGATCACCTTGTGCGGGCCGTGTTCGGCCTGTGAATCAGCCCGCGTGATCTGCTTTCGTCACCATGGCGCCGGTTCGGTCGCCCGGGCCGGCCCCAGCGCAGTGGTTGACCACTGTCGGCGAATGGAACGGCGGCTCATGGTGCGGTCGTGCTTCGACGCGGCAGGCTCAGCCGCCGGCCTTCCACTTGTAGGCGCCGTTCTTGTAGCCGCGGATGATGACGTACGGCTTGTAGGTCTTGCCGTTCCCCGTGTAGCGGAACGCGCCCTGGGCGTAGGACGTCGCGTAGGCCCAGTTGCTGGGGTGGGTGACCTTCTTCATCGCCCAGCCCTTCCACACCCACTTGTACTTGTTGTAGGTGTAGGCCTTGTAGGAGGCGCGGTAGCGGGTGACGTAAGAGCCGTTGTAGCACCAGTTGAGGCGGTTGGTCACCGCGATGATCCACTTGCCGTTGGAGGCCTTGTAGCCGCGGATGCGCGTGTAGGTCCGGCAGTACTCGGCCGCCTGGACCGAGTACTTCTCCGCGGCGGTCAGCGGCTGCCCCGATGTCTGGGCCTCGGAGATGAGGTCCTTCTTGGAGAGCGCCTCCTGGCTGGTGGTGGTCACCTCCTTGCCGAACTTGTCGGCGGGCTTGGTCTCCGCCTGCGCGGCCGGACCCGCGGCGAGGACTCCGGCGGCCAGGGCGCCGGAGAGGACGGTCACTATGGCGACACGCCGCATGTATTCCTCCATGCTTGGGAATGGGGGGAGCGTGCAAGGTACCGCAGCGAGAGACTGCCGGGTGCCGTTGCACCTTTCTCGCCTAATGTGATGCTTGTGACGGCCGATCGGTTCCGTGGCGGGCCCGAACAATCCCGGCAGCTTCCGCGCCGACGCCATGGAGTCGGCCGCCCGGGGCGATCATGCGGGTTCGCCGTGCCTCCCTGAGCCTCCGCATGGCTCCCGCCAGGTTCTCGGGCCGGCCGGAATGGACACTCCGGCGAGACGCGCCGTTGTTGTTCGCCTGAGGGGCGAGAGGACGCCTGTCACCGCTGGTCGTCAGGCGTGGTGGCCCATTGGGGGGCGATCCGGCCCAGCCAGGCGTCTTGATCATCTGCCAGGGGTCGTGTCAGCGGCAGCGGCAGGAAACGACAGGCGAAGGTCAGGCCGGTGTCGTCGCCATCGCCGCATACCGCGTGGTTCCACGCGTCCGCGGTGGTCGCCGGAGCGTGAAGGTGGAAGTAGGTGGTCCTGCGCGGCCGGCCGGTGTCGGGATGGGGCTTGTCGTCCACGACGAGTCGCTCCACCACGGAGATGGTGCGCAGGCCGGTCTCCTCGACGACCTCGCGCAGGACGGCCTGCTCTGGTTCCTCCTCGGCGTGGACGCCGCCGGCGGGGACCTGGGTGCCGGCCTGGGGCATGCCGACGTGGTCGAAGACGAGGAGTTCGGGGCCGGAGCGATGCCTGATCACGTAGGCGGCGACACGGATTCTGGGTCGGGTCACCCGAGCATTGTGCGTCCGTCATGGCTCAACTGCTGGCTTCCCCCCGGTTGGATCAGAAAACGGACCGGGCCGGATGTCCATTCACCGGTCCAAGAGAAGAACTGCGTCGGCCTCCTGGCCGCCTCGCGCGGTTCCCGCCATCCGGCGCGGCACAGAAAGGCCCGCGTGCTCACTTCCCGTTCGCGATCGGGCTTTGCGGTCAGTGGGGGTCCAGTTGGGAGTCGGCGTTCCACGAAGGCCTTGGCGCCTTCCTTTGCGCCGGCGGATGAGCGCGCGGCTCTGCGTCAGCCCGGCGTGAGAACGCAGAACTCGTTGCCCTCCGGGTCGGCGAGGACCGTCCACGGAACGTCGCCCTGGCCCACGTCGGCGTCGGTGGCGCCGAGAGCCCGCAGCCGGGCCGCCTCCGCCGCCTGATCGTCGCCGGGGTACGGCCGGAGGTCGATATGGATGCGGTTCAGCACGGTCTTCACATCGGGCGTGCGGAGGAACTCGAGATACGGTCCGACGCCCGTTGCCGAGCGCATCACCGCATGGTCGTCGGTCACCTCGTGCAGGGTCCAGTCCAGCGCCTCGTCCCAGAACCGGGCCATGGCCCGCGGGTCCGCGCAGTCGACCACCACCGCGGCAATCGGTCCGGTATCCCGGTAGATCGGCCGAGGCTCCAGCACGCAGAACTCGTTGCCTTCCGGATCGGCGAGGACCGTCCACGGAACGTCGCCCTGGCCCACGTCCACGGGCGTCGCCCCGAGATCCTGGAGGCGCGCGACCAACTCCGCCTGGTGGGCCGCGGAGGTGGTGGCCAAGTCCACGTGCACGCGGTTCTTCACCGTCTTGGGGTCCGGGACGGCAAGGATGTCCATGCAGACGGCGACGGGGTCGGGATAGGTGAAGCCCTCAGGTTGGAGGTTGGTGACGCCGGGCCCTTCGCTGGAGATACTCCAGCCGAGCGCCTCCGCCCAGAACCGGCCGAGTGCGGAGTCGTCGTGAGCCTTGACCGCAATCTGCACGAGCCGCATTGCCATGGCGTTGATCCTATGTCCGGGCGGACAGGAGCATGTTCGGGGGGAGCCTTGCGGCCTCCACGTCGCCGGTCGGCGGAGGACGTGGTCCCGTCCCCGGTCAGGCTGTGGCCTTGCGGGTCACGATCACGACGTAACGGCATTCGCCGTCGCCTTCGTTGACGAACTCGCGCGCCTGGGGCCTGCCGAGTTCGAGCGTGTCACCCGCGGTGAGGACGTGCGTGGCCGTCCCTTCGACGAGGCTCAGCCTGCCGTCCAGCACCCAGACGAGCTGGGCGATGAACGCGTAGGACGCGGCCGGCATGGGCACCCGGGCACCGGCGGGCAGGACGATCTCGGTGACGTCGGCGGGAAATCCCGGCCTCGACATCTGCCGTCGCAGGTAGCCCGTGTCGGGGTCGGTCCAGTCAGGGGTGTCGGCCGCGCGACGCACCTGGCCGGGGGCGGCGCCGTCCGCCGATGACAGGAGCTCGGTCATGCTCAGCTCCAGGGCGGCGGAGAGCTTGCCGAGGAGGGCGGCGGTCGGGCTGCTCTGACCGCGCTCGATCTTGCTGATCATCGCTCGGGACACACCGGAGACGTCGGCGAGCCGAGCCAGTGACCAGCCGCGCCGCGCGCGCTCCGCCTTGACGCGCCGTCCGAGGACGTTCGGATCCTCCATCAAAGTGGACATGCCGTCACCTCGGCGTCGAGCCGCAGCTCCATGAAGACGCTGTTGGGGTCGTGCACGTAGTCGGCGAACGGTGCGCACGGGGTGAATCCGTGCCGCGCGTAGAGCCGCCGGGCCGGCGCGAAGAACTCCTGGCTTCCGGTCTCCAGCAGGACCCGCCGGTGACCGCGCTCGGCGGCGACGGTCAGCAGGTGCCGGAGCATGGCCGATCCGATCCCCGCCCCCCGCGCGGCTCGCGCCGTCCGCATGGACTTGAGCTCGACATCGCCGCCGCCGAGGTCCTTGAGCGCGCCGCATCCGCGCAGCTCCGGCCCGTCCCAGACGGACCAGAACGCGACCGCCGGGCCGCGCAGCCCCTTCAGGTCCAGCGCATGGATCGATTCGGGCGGCGAGGTCGCGTGCATGTCGGCCAGGTGCTCCTCCAGCAGCCGGTGCACCTCTGGCCGGGCCAGGTCGTCGAGCTCGAAGCGCAACATCATCCAGCCTCCACGTCACCCGCTCCAGACGACCGCGAAGCGGTCGGCGTCCAGCATAGTGGACATGTGGGGCGGTGCTCACCGAGGGCGCCGTGGGCCAGACCGAGACGCTGCGCAGGGACGTCCGGAGGCTCCCGATGTCGCCTGTGGCTGGGGCGAGGTGAGGGGTGAACGGTTTCAGGGGGTGTTCGGGGGATAGGGAGCGAACGTGTAGTCGTGTCTGGGGGAGGGCGTTATGAGCATGCCGCACAGAGCAGTCCACCGGCTGGAGAACGCGGAGGGCTTGGACAAGGTCGCCGAACCGGTCAGTTCCGCGGTCCAATGGGCGGTCCGGCCGCGCATCGTCCGCGATCTCCTCAGCGGGACCAAGCTGGGGCACCCGCTGCATCCGGCGCTCACCGACGCCGCGATCGGCGCGTGGAGCATGGCCGGGCTGCTGGACCTCGCCGGAGGATCCGAGGCCGAACCCGTCGCCGACCTGCTGACGGCGGCCGGAGTGGCCGCCGCCGTGCCCACCGCCCTCACCGGGTTGAACGACTGGTGCGACACGCTGGGGGCTGAGCGCAGGGTGGGGCTCGTCCACGCGGGCATCAACACAGCGGCGCTGGCGCTGTACGCGGCGTCCCTCTTCGCGCGCACCCGCAAGGCCAAGGCCCTGCGGTTCGCCGGCTTCACGGCGATGGGGGTCAGCGCCTACCTCGGCGGCCACCTGACCTTCACCAGGGGCCTCAACGTCAACCGCACCGCGTGGCAGCAGGGCCCGGACGACTGGACTCCGGTACTGGCGGCGTCCGAACTGGCCGAGGGCGAGCACCGCACGGCGGACGCGGACGGAGTGCGGATCCTGCTCTACCGGACGGCCACGAAGCTGCACGCCATCGCCGCCACCTGCACTCACATGGGCGGTCCGCTGGGCGAGGGGACGATCGAGAACGGCTGCGTCACCTGCCCGTGGCACGGCAGCACGTTCCGCCTCGACGACGGCGGCATCGAGCGCGGCCCGGCCAGCGCGCCGCAACCGTGCTACGAGGCGCGGATCCAGAACGGACGCATCGAAGTCCGGGTGCCCCCACCGGGAGCCCAGTCCGACATGGCCAACGAGGGCGCCCACCGAAGGACCCGCCACCTCCTCACCCGAACCCCAGCCTCATAGCGCCGCCCCCCAGGTCACGCGTGGCTCGTAGGGGCCCGTGGTAACCGCAGGAGCGGGGCGCCCGAGGGACGGCCGGGCGTCGTCTTGGCCGCGCTGGACCAGGCCCGGCCCCCTCGCACGCCGGTGGCGAAGCCTCGGTCATCGATCGCGGGCC is a genomic window of Actinomadura citrea containing:
- a CDS encoding esterase/lipase family protein — translated: MAITVRRKAAFAAAGLVMTTGLGLVACDALPARETKLSAGGTKTVQAAQSLTAAQIAAGATRVSGDSANTPVYLIKGYRQKVTDTGCAEKWTGAVKAMRGWGWTGKFHRVGYYSTDDPKGCVRIAKGSTDTSIKDLGRQLAQNIYKNYSSKGQTVDIVAHSMGGLVARAAIAGSARHEPGWPPKLLIQDVVTLGTPHKGAIVPTFCASDKQCREMSGMNSFLNWLGPQLPQADGGTDWTLLATDRDEAVNSSSAAPALIGAQHRVRYAPIAGLRHSDLRTRASGHYRLNYSLNDANWKHIRNGAPPVRVAMDAIYWSNKW
- a CDS encoding AraC family transcriptional regulator, coding for MDVLSDVIAVMRTGAPRSARVERHAPWGRRFRHAPGTAGFEVALAGSYWLLPREGDPIAVGAGDVLFFPHGGEYGLADAPLTPLADIPFPGVDEDDPDRPSATGPPSAVVLCGAYQLDADRGHPLLDDLPGIVHLPARVGRQSCLRAAVDLLGSELQEPGPGAGAVVPSLLDTLLVYILRTWLDEQPACGGTGGWATALADPAVRAALDAVHSDPARPWTVAELADRAGLSRAAFARRFNALVGRPPLAYLTWWRLTTAARLLCESDAPLGTVAEQVGYSSEYAFANAFKRAFAVAPGRYRRMR
- a CDS encoding Dabb family protein, with the translated sequence MIVITQRFGFKADTTPERKEAVLAAMRRTSAVESTSFSFVGPELGDADDGLTHGYCVAIPDLAALERYIHDPAHLAGDPEILPYLARLTHVRFSDDSDPHLNEKIIAMHQKKLAMYPDWERLLNAIPSGAPEPHRA
- a CDS encoding methyltransferase domain-containing protein, which encodes MSKLLTMLDAFDELPQVRNLREHTYEALGDTMVDVGCGSGRAIGELAARGVRAIGVDLDPAMIEIAVERWPAGEFHVADATALPLDDGSVTGYRADKILHALAEPEQAVAEARRVLTPHGRAVLIGQDWDTLVIDSDDPELTRSLVHARADRMAHPRIARRYRNLLLDNGFTDVTVEVHTIVWTDAACLPTLANIGGEGPWLDDQAARARDDRLFVAIPIFVASGTRAA
- a CDS encoding MerR family transcriptional regulator, giving the protein MAVIVRLNVDMKSIGEVAAQFGLPTHVLRHWEAEGLLAPARAGDRRRYTDADVHRVAAILISKEAGFGLADIRTMLAARSTSERHEVTVRHRERLLVRIARAQAALDMIEGECPHDDIMTCPRFQGLLADRLGSSSAPA
- a CDS encoding NUDIX hydrolase, yielding MTRPRIRVAAYVIRHRSGPELLVFDHVGMPQAGTQVPAGGVHAEEEPEQAVLREVVEETGLRTISVVERLVVDDKPHPDTGRPRRTTYFHLHAPATTADAWNHAVCGDGDDTGLTFACRFLPLPLTRPLADDQDAWLGRIAPQWATTPDDQR
- a CDS encoding VOC family protein, which codes for MAMRLVQIAVKAHDDSALGRFWAEALGWSISSEGPGVTNLQPEGFTYPDPVAVCMDILAVPDPKTVKNRVHVDLATTSAAHQAELVARLQDLGATPVDVGQGDVPWTVLADPEGNEFCVLEPRPIYRDTGPIAAVVVDCADPRAMARFWDEALDWTLHEVTDDHAVMRSATGVGPYLEFLRTPDVKTVLNRIHIDLRPYPGDDQAAEAARLRALGATDADVGQGDVPWTVLADPEGNEFCVLTPG
- a CDS encoding helix-turn-helix domain-containing protein; amino-acid sequence: MSTLMEDPNVLGRRVKAERARRGWSLARLADVSGVSRAMISKIERGQSSPTAALLGKLSAALELSMTELLSSADGAAPGQVRRAADTPDWTDPDTGYLRRQMSRPGFPADVTEIVLPAGARVPMPAASYAFIAQLVWVLDGRLSLVEGTATHVLTAGDTLELGRPQAREFVNEGDGECRYVVIVTRKATA
- a CDS encoding GNAT family N-acetyltransferase encodes the protein MMLRFELDDLARPEVHRLLEEHLADMHATSPPESIHALDLKGLRGPAVAFWSVWDGPELRGCGALKDLGGGDVELKSMRTARAARGAGIGSAMLRHLLTVAAERGHRRVLLETGSQEFFAPARRLYARHGFTPCAPFADYVHDPNSVFMELRLDAEVTACPL
- a CDS encoding Rieske 2Fe-2S domain-containing protein — protein: MPHRAVHRLENAEGLDKVAEPVSSAVQWAVRPRIVRDLLSGTKLGHPLHPALTDAAIGAWSMAGLLDLAGGSEAEPVADLLTAAGVAAAVPTALTGLNDWCDTLGAERRVGLVHAGINTAALALYAASLFARTRKAKALRFAGFTAMGVSAYLGGHLTFTRGLNVNRTAWQQGPDDWTPVLAASELAEGEHRTADADGVRILLYRTATKLHAIAATCTHMGGPLGEGTIENGCVTCPWHGSTFRLDDGGIERGPASAPQPCYEARIQNGRIEVRVPPPGAQSDMANEGAHRRTRHLLTRTPAS